DNA from Amorphoplanes friuliensis DSM 7358:
CGAGCACGGAGGTTCATCGCTGTGGGGATCGAGGCCGTCAACAGCCGCATCGCGGACATCCAGAGCCGGATGATCGCGCTGCAGACTCAGCAGGCCACCGCGACCAAGCAGGCCACCTCGGCCACGTCAACCACATCAGGCTCGGGCAGCACCTTCGCGACGGCGCTCGCGGACGCCATGGGAACCCAGTCGTCCGCGGGCACCGCGAAGTCGTTCTCACTGAACAGCAAGGGGATCCCGACCGAGCTGGCCGCGTACGGGAACGGCAAGATCCCGGCGAACGCGCTGGAGAAGGTCGGCACCACCAACCACAAGCTGTGGGCGCCGGCGGCGGAGAACCTGAACCGGATGATCTCCGACGCCAAGGCCCAGGGCGTCAAGATCGGGATCACCGACTCCTACCGCTCGTACGACGAACAGGTCGACGTGGCCCGCCGCAAGGGGCTCTACTCGCAGGGCGGGCTGGCGGCCAAGCCCGGCACCAGCGAGCACGGCTGGGGCATGGCCACCGACCTCGACCTGAACAACAAGGCGCAGGCGTGGATGCGCGAGAACGGCGAGAAGTACGGCTTCGTGGAGAACACCCCGCGCGAGCCGTGGCACTGGGCGTTCAAGCCGAAGTCGCTCTAGACCTGGCAGATCAGTTCGCCGTGCAGGAGTGACATCCAGCCGTCGTCCTCCGCGGCCCAGGTCCGCCAGGCTTCGGAGATCCGCTGGAGGTCGGCTTCCGTCGCGCCGTGTTTCTCGCGGGCGGTGCGCGCCATGTCGGACTCGAGGATGCGGTCGGCCCACATGCCGCCCCACCACTGCCGGTCCTCGGGTGTTGCGAAGCACCACGTGCTCGACGTCGCCGTCACGTCGGTGAGGCCGGCCGCGTGCGCCCAGGACAGCAGCCGGCGTCCGGCGTCGGGCTCACCGCCGTTGCCGCGGGCCACCCGCTGATAAAGATCCAGCCACTCGTCCAGCTCCGGCATCTGCGGGAACCAGGTGAAGGCCGCGTAGTCGCTGTCGCGGACCGCGATCACACCGCCCGGCCTGGTGACGCGGTGCATCTCGCGCAGGGCCGCCACCGGATCACCGACGTGCTGCAGCACCTGATGGGCGTGCACGACGTCGAAGGTGTCGTCCGGGAAGTCGAGCGCGTGCACGTCGCCGACCGCGAAGTCGACATTGCCGAGCCCGCGGCGGGTGATCTCGGCGCGCGCGAGATCCAGGGCCGGTGCGGTGATCTCCAGAGCGGTGACCCGCCCGGGTGTGACGAGAGTCGCGAGATCACCGGTGATCGTGCCGGGACCGCAGCCGATGTCCAGGAGGGTGTCGCCGGATTTCAGCCGCGGCAGGAGATGCGCCGCCGAATTTTCTGCGGTGCGCCAGCGATGTGAGCGCAGGACCGATTCGTGATGCCCGTGGGTGTACACAGCAGCCATGTCCCGACGCTACGTCCGCGTCTCGCATATCGGGAGTAAAATCCCACAATGTAAAACGCAGGGCTGTCGATGCTGGTCCGAGGCTTGGGATACCGAGTTTGCCCGCGGGAAACCAGGCCGTAGTTTTATCCCCATGAGGATCGGCATCGTAGGCGCGACGGGACAGGTCGGCGGCGTCATGCGCCGCATCCTGGCCGACCGCGAGTTCCCCGTAGACCAGCTCCGGCTCTTCGCCTCGGCCCGTTCCGCGGGCCGCACGCTCCCCTGGGGCGACGGCGAAGTGACCGTCGAGGACGCCGCCACGGCGGACTACCGCGGACTGGACATCGTCCTGTTCTCCGCGGGCAAAGGCAGCTCCAAGGAGTACGCACCCCGGGTCGCCGAGGCCGGCGCCGTGGTCATCGACAACTCCTCCGCGTACCGGATGGACCCCGACGTCCCGCTCGTCGTGGCGGAGGTGAACCCGGACGCCATCTCGCAGCGCCCCAAGGGGATCATCGCCAACCCGAACTGCACGACCATGGCCGCGATGCCGGTGCTGCGCCCGCTGCACGACGAGGCCGGGCTGGTGGCGCTCGTCGCGACGACGTACCAGGCGGTCTCGGGCGCCGGGCTCGCCGGTGTCGCCGAGCTCGACGAGCAGGTGAAGAAGGTCGTCGACCGCGCCACCGAGCTCGCCCACGACGGCAGCGCCGTGGAGTTCCCGGCGCCGCGATCGTTCTCGCAGCCGATCGCGTTCAACGTCCTGCCACTGGCCGGCT
Protein-coding regions in this window:
- a CDS encoding M15 family metallopeptidase, which codes for MGIEAVNSRIADIQSRMIALQTQQATATKQATSATSTTSGSGSTFATALADAMGTQSSAGTAKSFSLNSKGIPTELAAYGNGKIPANALEKVGTTNHKLWAPAAENLNRMISDAKAQGVKIGITDSYRSYDEQVDVARRKGLYSQGGLAAKPGTSEHGWGMATDLDLNNKAQAWMRENGEKYGFVENTPREPWHWAFKPKSL
- a CDS encoding class I SAM-dependent methyltransferase — translated: MYTHGHHESVLRSHRWRTAENSAAHLLPRLKSGDTLLDIGCGPGTITGDLATLVTPGRVTALEITAPALDLARAEITRRGLGNVDFAVGDVHALDFPDDTFDVVHAHQVLQHVGDPVAALREMHRVTRPGGVIAVRDSDYAAFTWFPQMPELDEWLDLYQRVARGNGGEPDAGRRLLSWAHAAGLTDVTATSSTWCFATPEDRQWWGGMWADRILESDMARTAREKHGATEADLQRISEAWRTWAAEDDGWMSLLHGELICQV
- a CDS encoding aspartate-semialdehyde dehydrogenase, with protein sequence MRIGIVGATGQVGGVMRRILADREFPVDQLRLFASARSAGRTLPWGDGEVTVEDAATADYRGLDIVLFSAGKGSSKEYAPRVAEAGAVVIDNSSAYRMDPDVPLVVAEVNPDAISQRPKGIIANPNCTTMAAMPVLRPLHDEAGLVALVATTYQAVSGAGLAGVAELDEQVKKVVDRATELAHDGSAVEFPAPRSFSQPIAFNVLPLAGSIVDDGLGETDEEQKLRNESRKILGIPDLKVSGTCVRVPVFTGHSLQVNARFARAISPERARELLASAPGVELSDVPTPLQAAGRDPTFVGRIRADETVDNGIALFLSNDNLRKGAALNAVQVAELVAAAL